The Clostridium aceticum genomic interval AATTACAGCCGCCACCAAAGGCTATCATTTGATTCTCACAATGCCAGAATCTATGTCATTGGAAAGAAGAAAATTACTAAAGGCATATGGAGCAGAAATTATATTAACAAAAGCACCCTTAGGTATGAAGGGTGCTATCGAAAAAGCCATGGAATTGGTGGAAGAAAAAGGTTATCTTATGCTGCAACAGTTTGAAAATCTAGCCAACCCAGAGGCCCATAGAAAAACAACTTCCCAGGAAATATTGAAGGACTTTGGCAAGAACCTGCATGCATTTGTAGCAGGAATCGGTACAGGTGGAACCATCACAGGCGTAGGAGAAATACTTAAGAAGAATATAGAGGGTTTAAGAATTGTAGGTGTTGAGCCTGAGGATTCAGCTGTATTATCAGGCAGACAGCCGGGACCCCATATGATTCAAGGGATTGGTGCAGGATTCATCCCAAAAACCTTAAATGTGAAGGTCTATGATGAAATCATAAAAGTCAGCAACCAAGCAGCATTTGAAACTGCTAGAAGCCTTAGTAAAAAAGAAGGTATTTTGGCGGGTATTTCCGCAGGGGCTAACCTTTATGCTGCCCTTCAGGTAGCCAGAGAATTGGGTAAGGGTAAAAAAGTATTAACGGTCATTCCCGATACTGGAGAACGGTATCTTTCTACCACTTTATTTAATGATTAAAGAAGATGAAATAAAGCTTCAAATAAAACTGATTTATGGGTTGTTAAGGCGAGGAGGATGAGTATGCACCCAATACATGTAATAGAAAATACTTCTATAGAAACCATACTGACTTTTATTGAGGAGGAGATTACAAAATATCAAACAAAATATGCAGTCCTATCCTTTGAAGAAAATATAGGAAACGCCAGTGGAAAAAGGATTGTTGAAGTGATAAAAAAGCATTTTGATATCTTTGTAATTTTAAAATCAGCTATTCCTGACCATCAACGACATATAGAAGAGTATTTCTCTTATGGGGTGCATGGTATCTATTTTGATGATCATCCAAATCATTACTCCAAAGAAAATATTGAGATCATGACTTTCGCCACTGAATTATTTCCTCGAGGGTGGGTTTTTGCAAATACACGAAATAGTGAAGAGATGATAGAAGAACTATTGGGGTTAAATATTCTACCTATACTAATGAAAGAAGATGCCAAATTAGTGAACTTTATTAAATCCCACGAGAAATTTAATAAGATTTCTCGGAACTCAATAAAATCAGTGCCTTTGCTAGATCAAGAGCAGACTGAATATTCTCTAACGGATAAAATAAAAATGAAGATGCTTTTAGAAACCTTCAATTTAAGGCAAAAGCTTATGATTAAAAGTATAGATGCGTCTTTTAATTCCAGTGGATTGTAGGAGGATGTATTGGTGAAGACCACAACAAAAAGTAACTTTTATATAGATAGAAGACCGTTAATCACACTATTTTTAATAGAATATAAAAATGCAATTTTATTGTTGTTTGCCTTTATTGTGTTTTTTACGTTTATTTCAAATCCTAATATTCCCGAAGATATGTCTATCCAAGCATATCAGGCATTGATTATATTTTTGCTTGCAAACTTTTTATGGATAACCAATGTAATTCCCCTTGCTATTACGAGCCTTATGGTGATGGGTCTTTTAGCTACATTTAATGTGTTGCCCAATGAACAAATATATTCTTTCTTTGGCAATAAGGCTTTGTTTTTTATTATAGGTGCCTTTATCATATCAGCGGGAATTTCTACTTCTGGGTTAAATAAAAGAATTGCCTACTACTTTTTATCGAGGTTTGGAGATCAACCCCATAGGCTAACCCTTTCAATTTTTCTACTGTCTGGTTTTTTAGCCCATGTTATGCCGGCACATGCGGTGGCAGCTATGCTTTTTCCTATATTGATGTCTATAAGTAAAAAATTAGAGTTAGACAGTAACTCCATATTAGGAAAATATATGTTTTTTGCATTGGCTTGGGGCAGTGTCTTAGGCGGTGTTGTAACCTTTTTAGGTGGTGCAAGGAATCCTTTAGCAATAGGGATTTTAGAGGAAGCTACGGGAGAGACGATAGGTTTTTTAGAATGGATGATTGCGGTAGCACCACCTATCTATTTAATTATGATGATGGTTTCTATCTATCTTATAAAACAAGTAAGTGCCTCAACAAGGGATACAGAAATTTTAAAGGATTTTTTCTCAGAGACTGGAGAAAGAATGAGCAAAATCCAGCTTAAAGAGATCAAAGCACTAATCATATTAGTAGGGACAATTTATATGTGGATTTTTCAAAGTAAAAGATTTGAAATCGCTAATATAGCCCTCATTAGTGCAGCCTTATTCTTTGTGCTTAATGTTATTGATTGGGAGGATGCAAAAAAAGAAATCAATTGGGGTGCGATTTTTATGTATGGCGGGGCAATCGCCTTAGGAAAAGCACTGGAGGAAACAGGATTGCTAGAGTATATCAATCAAAATTATATTTCCACGATGAATTTTTCTACTTTAGGGTTTATACTGGTGGTCTTTTCAATAAGTGTCTTTCTTACTGAAGGGGTTTCCAATGCGGCGGTGGTGGTCATCTTACTTCCGGTAGTGATAAAAACAACAACAGCCCTAGGTCTTCCTGCTACTTTAGCTGTATATTTAGTGGCAGTACCTTCAGGATTAGCCTTTATGTTCCCTATGAGTTCACCGCCTAATGCCATAGCATTTTCTTCTGGATACATAAAATCCAGTGATACCCTTAAAATAGGTTTTGCTCTAAATATTTTATCTATAGCAGTGGTTACTGTATTTGCTTTAACCTACTGGCGTATAATTGGAGTCTATTAGGAGGTTACAATGATGAGTAATAATGTTGTTTGGCACCACACCAATATAAAAAAAGAAGACAGAGAAACTTTACTAAAGCAAAAAGCTGTAGCACTTTGGTTCACCGGTTTATCTGGTTCTGGTAAATCTACAGTGGCCAATGCTGTAGAGAAAAAATTATTTGAAGCTGGTAGAGCTACTTACTTGTTGGATGGTGACAATATAAGGCACGGGTTAAACAAAGATTTAGGTTTTGCTACAGAAGATCGTATAGAAAATATCAGAAGAATTGCAGAGGTAAGCAAGCTCTTTATAGATGCAGGGATCATTACACTTACCGCCTTTATTTCTCCATTTATAGAGGATCGAAATCAGGTGAGAAGTTTACTGGGAGATAGATTTATAGAAGTATTTGTTGATTGCTCTTTAAAAACCTGTGAAGAAAGAGATCCAAAGGGACTTTATAAAAAAGCTAGAGCAGGGGAAATAAAAAACTTTACAGGAATAGACTCTCCCTATGAAAAGCCTACTCATCCTGAAATTACGGTTTCTACAGACGGTGAGGGTGTAGAGGAATGTGCTGATAAAATCATCAGCTATTTGGTTACCAATGGATATACAAGGGGTGGTGACCTTGAAATTTGATGTTGAAACCTTAGAAACCGATGTACTGATCATCGGTGGAGGAACCGCCGGGTGTTTTAGTGGGCTTACCCTTAGGGAAAATTCTAACTTAAAAGTTCTTATAACAGATAAAGCCAATATAAAAAGAAGCGGTTGTTTAGCAGCAGGGGTAAATGCCATCAATGCTTATATTGGTAAAGATGAGACGCCTGAATCCTTTGTAGCATATGTAAAAAAAGATGCAGAAGGAATTATCCGTGAAGATTTGGTCTACAGCATAGCAAAAGGGCTGAATAAAGTAACGAAACACCTGGAGGATTTAGGTCTACCCATCTTAAAAGACGAAAATGGTCAGTACGTACAAAGAGGAAAAAGAAGTATAAAGATCAACGGCGAAAATATAAAACCTCTTCTTGCAGCAGCGGTGACAGATCAAGACAATATTACTGTTTTAAACAATGTAAACATTGTAGATTATTTACTTAAAGAGGGTGCTGTAATTGGTGCAATAGGATTTTCTTTAAAGGAAAATAAAATTTATGAAATCTATGCAAAAAAAACCATATGTGCCACTGGAGGTGCTTCAGGTTTATATAAACCCAATAATCCAATCTTTTCTAGACATAAGATGTGGTACAGTCCATTTAATACGGGGGCTGGATACGCTATGGGGATTAGAGCAGGGGCTGAAATGACCTCCTTTGAAATGAGATTTATTGCCTTGAGGTGTAAGGATACTATAGCCCCCACCGGCACTATCGCACAGGGAGTCAAGACAGTGCAGATTAATTCAAAAGGTGAGGAATATGTAGAGAGGTATGGAAAACCCACAACCCATATGAGGCTATATGCTACAGTAATGGAAAACCTTAAGGGCAATGGCCCTTGTTTTTTAAAAACAGAAGGGATTTCTGAAGAACAGCAGCAGGAGTTGTTTAAGGCTTATTTGAACATGGCACCAGCTCAGACC includes:
- the cysK gene encoding cysteine synthase A, whose product is MLYDNILQTIGNTPTVKLNNMAVDGDAEVYLKLEMFNPGGSVKDRIALNMIEDAEEKGLIKPGDTIVEPTSGNTGIGLAITAATKGYHLILTMPESMSLERRKLLKAYGAEIILTKAPLGMKGAIEKAMELVEEKGYLMLQQFENLANPEAHRKTTSQEILKDFGKNLHAFVAGIGTGGTITGVGEILKKNIEGLRIVGVEPEDSAVLSGRQPGPHMIQGIGAGFIPKTLNVKVYDEIIKVSNQAAFETARSLSKKEGILAGISAGANLYAALQVARELGKGKKVLTVIPDTGERYLSTTLFND
- a CDS encoding DASS family sodium-coupled anion symporter; this translates as MKTTTKSNFYIDRRPLITLFLIEYKNAILLLFAFIVFFTFISNPNIPEDMSIQAYQALIIFLLANFLWITNVIPLAITSLMVMGLLATFNVLPNEQIYSFFGNKALFFIIGAFIISAGISTSGLNKRIAYYFLSRFGDQPHRLTLSIFLLSGFLAHVMPAHAVAAMLFPILMSISKKLELDSNSILGKYMFFALAWGSVLGGVVTFLGGARNPLAIGILEEATGETIGFLEWMIAVAPPIYLIMMMVSIYLIKQVSASTRDTEILKDFFSETGERMSKIQLKEIKALIILVGTIYMWIFQSKRFEIANIALISAALFFVLNVIDWEDAKKEINWGAIFMYGGAIALGKALEETGLLEYINQNYISTMNFSTLGFILVVFSISVFLTEGVSNAAVVVILLPVVIKTTTALGLPATLAVYLVAVPSGLAFMFPMSSPPNAIAFSSGYIKSSDTLKIGFALNILSIAVVTVFALTYWRIIGVY
- the cysC gene encoding adenylyl-sulfate kinase → MSNNVVWHHTNIKKEDRETLLKQKAVALWFTGLSGSGKSTVANAVEKKLFEAGRATYLLDGDNIRHGLNKDLGFATEDRIENIRRIAEVSKLFIDAGIITLTAFISPFIEDRNQVRSLLGDRFIEVFVDCSLKTCEERDPKGLYKKARAGEIKNFTGIDSPYEKPTHPEITVSTDGEGVEECADKIISYLVTNGYTRGGDLEI
- a CDS encoding adenylyl-sulfate reductase subunit alpha; translation: MKFDVETLETDVLIIGGGTAGCFSGLTLRENSNLKVLITDKANIKRSGCLAAGVNAINAYIGKDETPESFVAYVKKDAEGIIREDLVYSIAKGLNKVTKHLEDLGLPILKDENGQYVQRGKRSIKINGENIKPLLAAAVTDQDNITVLNNVNIVDYLLKEGAVIGAIGFSLKENKIYEIYAKKTICATGGASGLYKPNNPIFSRHKMWYSPFNTGAGYAMGIRAGAEMTSFEMRFIALRCKDTIAPTGTIAQGVKTVQINSKGEEYVERYGKPTTHMRLYATVMENLKGNGPCFLKTEGISEEQQQELFKAYLNMAPAQTLKWLEGNTGPSHENVEIEGTEPYIVGGHTASGYWIDGDRKTTLKNLYAVGDVAGGSPKKYVSGCLVEGEIAAKSIIKTIENVEMIKLDHQEISAKIQHISCFFNHPPSQHSIEEIEVAMQKIMDEYAGGISKAYMYSKAKLEVAAKGIEELFHIVDRLKANSLHDLLAIFEIIDRLYVCKVLIKHLEARKETRWRCYQENTDFPQKDDKNWMKYINSVYEDGNVKILFRQLVGGDKSYEHTN